In Mycteria americana isolate JAX WOST 10 ecotype Jacksonville Zoo and Gardens chromosome 3, USCA_MyAme_1.0, whole genome shotgun sequence, a single genomic region encodes these proteins:
- the GAREM2 gene encoding GRB2-associated and regulator of MAPK protein 2 — protein MEKLAAGLARLRWSPAALPLDAIVSQCRLPTLVCLGQGECVEGVSAQDVLLVHSCRQWTTVTAHSLEEGHYVIGPKIDIPLQYPGKFKLLDQDRDIREPVQYFNSVEEVASIFPDRVFVMEAITFSVKVVSGEFSEDSEVYNFTLHAGDELTLMGQAEILCAKTVKEKSRFNTILRKLGKAAPAAGARQVKGKMPCLICMNHRTNESLSLPFQCKGRFSTRSPLELRLQEGEHTIRSIIEKVRLPVNVAVPSRPARNPYDLHAIREGHCYKLVSIISKTVVLCCILRRDELVPFHFLLLTDMPRFQLPEGLLAGDPQLEKLLRDSAAYCHDRFNPDEYSRAVREAKPDFSEECASPRRLRLCLPACAREELSQPLQRLSLCACSTGVPRESAARCQGPRGVGAGTPRLPLPDFPDSDREYMTPDWAEPEFRTQEPLEIPYEELWSNPSPEGCCEPGSGAGRPDLVSFGAVTSLGSPHRPGVPGDEPRGDTPPPVPPKSEAVKEECRLLNAPPVPPRGSRPPLPCSPPAPLRCPKLAPAPSPSPSLSYYSSGLHDGSVPRSGSGSPSPDAYSLYCYPCTWGDCKAGEAPGRPLPPATQPTLTSWSDPWAYAEAGPGAGSGCSTPLPGAEPPMKPYRSCPRLKPPHPQKRFAPFGALNPFAGPAEWPESPEWSKPPSAPAAPSSSSSPEPFAPVEELAPPPRPPKGFEGDSIVIRGAAPLSPAVLRGAEGGVTRVYLAQGVIEVPPAARGDGGAPPAAPRPSGDGSPWLPPADLSALSLEEVSKCLRFIGLSEDVVSFFARERIDGSIFVQLSEEILADDFRLTKLQVKKIMQFIKGWRPKI, from the exons ATGGAGAAGctggcggcggggctggcccggCTCCGCTGgagccccgcggcgctgcccctcGACGCGATCGTCAGCCAGTGCCGGCTGCCCACCCTCGTCTGCCTGGGGCAGg GCGAGTGCGTGGAGGGGGTGAGTGCCCAGGACGTGCTGCTGGTCCACTCCTGCCGGCAGTGGACGACGGTGACAGCTCACAGCCTGGAGGAGGGACACTACGTCATCGGCCCCAAAATCGACATCCCGCTCCAGTACCCAG GGAAGTTCAAGCTGCTGGACCAGGACCGGGACATCCGTGAGCCCGTGCAGTACTTCAACAGCGTGGAGGAGGTGGCCAGCATCTTCCCGGACCGTGTCTTTGTCATGGAGGCCATCACCTTCAGCGTGAAG GTGGTGTCGGGGGAGTTCAGCGAGGACAGCGAGGTGTACAACTTCACGCTGCACGCGGGGGACGAGCTGACGCTGATGGGCCAAGCGGAGATCCTCTGTGCCAAGACGGTGAAGGAGAAGTCGCGCTTCAACACCATCCTGCGGAAGCTGGGCaaggcggcgccggcggcgggggccaggCAGGTGAAGGGCAAGATGCCCTGCCTGATCTGCATGAACCACCGCACCAACGAGAGCCTCAGCCTGCCCTTCCAGTGCAAGGGCCGCttcagcacccgcagccccctcGAGCTGCGGCTGCAGGAGGGCGAGCACACCATCCGCAGCATCATCGAGAAGGTGCGGCTGCCCGTCAACGTGGCCGTGCCCAGCCGCCCCGCGCGCAACCCCTACGACCTGCACGCCATCCGCGAGGGCCACTGCTACAAGCTGGTCAGCATCATCTCCAAGACGGTGGTGTTGTGCTGCATCCTCCGCCGGGACGAGCTGGTCCCCTTCCACTTCCTCCTGCTGACCGACATGCCCCGTTTCCAGCTGCCCGAGGGGCTGCTCGCCGGGGACCcccagctggagaagctgctgcgGGACAGCGCCGCGTACTGCCACGACCGCTTCAACCCCGACGAGTACTCGCGGGCCGTGCGGGAGGCCAAACCTGACTTTTCGGAGGAGTGTGCCAGCCCCCGGCGCCtgcggctctgcctgcctgcctgcgcccgCGAGGAGCTCAGCCAGCCCCTCCAGCGCCTCTCCCTCTGCGCCTGCAGCACGGGGGTCCCCCGGGAGTCTGCCGCCCGCTGCCAGGGACCGCGAGGTGTCGGGGCGGGCACCCCACGCCTGCCGCTGCCCGACTTCCCTGACTCCGACCGGGAGTACATGACGCCCGACTGGGCCGAGCCTGAGTTCAGGACTCAGGAGCCGCTGGAGATCCCCTACGAGGAGCTCTGGAGCAACCCCAGCCCGGAGGGCTGCTGCGAGCCCGGCAGCGGTGCCGGCCGGCCGGACCTCGTCTCCTTCGGGGCCGTCACCTCGCTGGGCTCCCCACACCGCCCTGGCGTGCCTGGGGACGAGCCCCGTGGGGACACCCCGCCCCCTGTGCCACCCAAGTCGGAGGCG GTGAAGGAGGAGTGCCGGCTGCTGAACGCACCCCCAGtgccgccccggggcagccgccccccgctgccctgcagccccccggcccccctgcgctgcccgaagctggcacccgctccctcgcccagccccagcctctcctacTACTCCTCGGGGCTCCACGACGG GTCGGTCCCGCGGAGCGGCAGCGGCTCGCCCTCGCCTGACGCCTACTCCCTGTACTGCTACCCCTGCACGTGGGGCGACTGCAAAGCCGGGGAGGCCCCCgggcgcccgctgccccccgccacCCAGCCCACCCTCACCTCCTGGTCGGACCCCTGGGCGTACGCCGAGGcaggccccggggcgggcagcggctgctcgaccccgctgccgggggccgAGCCCCCCATGAAGCCCTACCGCAGCTGCCCCCGCCTCAagcccccacacccccaaaaaCGCTTCGCCCCCTTTGGGGCACTCAACCCCTTCGCTGGCCCGGCCGAGTGGCCGGAGAGCCCGGAGTGGTCCAAGCCGCCttcggccccggccgccccctcctcctcctcctcgccagaGCCCTTCGCCCCCGTCGAGGAGCTGGCACCCCCCCCTCGCCCACCCAAGGGCTTCGAGGGGGACAGCATCGTCAtccgcggggcggccccgctctCGCCCGCCGTCCtgcgcggggccgagggcggCGTCACCCGCGTCTACCTGGCGCAGGGCGTCATCGAGGTGCCACCGGCAGCGCGGGGCGATGGGGGggccccgccagccgccccccgtcCCAGCGGGGACGGCTCGCCCTGGCTGCCCCCCGCCGACCTCTCGGCCCTCTCGCTGGAGGAGGTCTCCAAGTGCCTGCGCTTCATCGGCCTCTCCGAGGACGTGGTCAGCTTCTTCGCCCGCGAGCGCATCGACGGCAGCATCTTCGTGCAGCTCAGCGAGGAGATCCTGGCCGACGACTTCCGCCTCACCAAGCTCCAGGTGAAGAAGATCATGCAGTTCATCAAGGGCTGGCGCCCCAAGATCTAG